In Spirobacillus cienkowskii, a genomic segment contains:
- a CDS encoding DNA topoisomerase 3, whose amino-acid sequence MDKASKWLVITEKPSVAADLAKALGGFDKKGDYYESPKYYITWAVGHLLELLEPEELDPKYKRWLLQDLPILPSEFQYKPKKGQTERLNQIKSLAKKADVFGIINACDAGREGELIFREIYDYCQQSKPCKRLWLQSLTPDSIRRGFVNAKPGNDYDNLGDAARCRAESDWLIGMNATRAVTKRLKTRNTKGVWSVGRVQTPTLALIAKRELDHLKHRPEPFFTLEGRFSTSSHEYSGVWFDQNFKKNAHTDDDETISHEKEDRIFSEQRLNELLKEFDKFKGQSNASEVRKESKEIAPQLFDLTLLQREANRKLGMSASRTLQAAQRLYEKYKLLTYPRTDSRYLPEDYVNNVKDVIKEYAAIPTEFTSACKKILKSGLLNKERIFNNKYVSDHFAIIPTGQLPSEKLDGDDARIYSLVLKRFLAAFMPHAVWAKVERITKVGSLHFRTRVQDLQEPGWREVYGLDSEEESKLPKLNEKNPEAVTSVVAEDIISQTNATKPPARFTEAKLLSLMEHCGKSVVDEELAEVLKDKGIGTPATRAEIIENLIAKEYVSRYGKSLRATSKGIRLVDVLSRIPVDILSKVDLTGEIEFDLRRMEKGLKKRSEFMQNMFDFTSTIVDKARNFEYDAIYKNDSPLGICPLCQKGKVYEGFWGYKCERSGNSKEKKEGECSYIIWKEKSQRYIDRSVVEEVLSKKIVGPFEFSNSNGTSHFSEFLTISSTKGIIFCEPDGTPKESASGLDVVVLHQEVLPETFLKLPGLVKVTETFYMCEFGSAAAQEQTQNSEDAKPKRTRKKKLENGIDAESEQTKKKAVKPKKVKRIISRMPRVLCGREMSVEDYKLFLLTGSTPPIADFKSKKGRPFAAALHLKDNGNFEFKFVSRKALLGEDASATPKKTAKKSGNKAKVVKKSKKKEALTDEGVTSSS is encoded by the coding sequence ATGGATAAAGCTTCAAAGTGGCTCGTCATTACAGAAAAACCATCTGTTGCAGCAGACCTTGCAAAAGCATTAGGTGGATTTGATAAAAAAGGCGATTACTACGAGTCACCTAAGTATTATATCACCTGGGCTGTGGGGCATTTGCTCGAGTTACTTGAGCCCGAAGAGCTTGATCCTAAATACAAAAGATGGCTGTTGCAAGATTTGCCAATATTGCCATCAGAGTTTCAATATAAACCTAAAAAAGGTCAAACAGAACGGTTAAATCAAATAAAAAGTTTAGCAAAAAAAGCAGATGTCTTTGGCATTATTAATGCGTGTGATGCTGGGCGAGAAGGCGAACTGATTTTCAGAGAAATTTATGATTACTGTCAACAGTCTAAACCGTGCAAAAGATTGTGGCTACAAAGTTTAACCCCCGACTCCATTCGTAGGGGTTTTGTTAATGCAAAGCCAGGAAACGATTACGATAATCTTGGTGATGCCGCGCGCTGCCGTGCAGAGAGCGACTGGCTTATTGGCATGAACGCAACAAGGGCTGTTACGAAGAGGTTAAAAACAAGAAATACCAAAGGAGTGTGGTCTGTTGGGCGAGTGCAAACTCCAACACTTGCGCTTATTGCAAAAAGAGAACTCGATCATTTAAAACATCGTCCCGAACCTTTTTTTACTTTAGAAGGGCGTTTTTCAACATCGTCGCATGAGTATTCTGGAGTCTGGTTTGATCAAAATTTTAAGAAAAATGCACACACTGATGATGATGAAACCATTTCGCACGAAAAAGAAGATCGTATTTTTTCTGAGCAACGGCTTAACGAATTATTAAAAGAGTTTGATAAATTTAAAGGTCAGTCTAATGCGTCAGAAGTTAGAAAAGAATCAAAAGAAATTGCACCACAATTGTTTGATTTAACGCTATTACAAAGAGAGGCCAATCGAAAATTAGGGATGTCTGCTTCTCGCACGCTGCAAGCAGCGCAGCGTCTTTATGAAAAATATAAATTGTTAACCTATCCTCGTACCGATTCTCGTTACTTACCAGAAGATTATGTTAATAATGTTAAAGATGTTATTAAAGAATATGCAGCAATTCCTACAGAATTCACCTCTGCATGTAAAAAAATATTAAAGTCAGGATTGCTTAATAAAGAACGTATTTTTAACAACAAATATGTTTCTGATCACTTTGCAATCATTCCTACTGGTCAATTGCCATCCGAAAAACTCGATGGAGATGATGCTCGTATTTACAGTCTTGTACTGAAAAGATTTTTAGCTGCATTTATGCCACATGCTGTGTGGGCAAAAGTTGAGCGTATAACAAAAGTTGGCTCGTTGCATTTTAGAACTCGCGTGCAAGATCTCCAAGAACCTGGTTGGCGTGAGGTTTATGGACTCGATTCCGAAGAAGAAAGCAAACTTCCTAAACTTAACGAAAAAAATCCCGAGGCCGTAACAAGTGTGGTTGCTGAAGATATTATTTCGCAAACCAATGCAACCAAGCCTCCTGCTCGTTTTACAGAAGCTAAGCTATTGTCTCTGATGGAGCATTGCGGAAAATCAGTGGTTGATGAAGAGCTTGCCGAAGTTTTAAAAGATAAAGGTATTGGCACTCCTGCAACGCGCGCCGAAATTATAGAAAACCTCATAGCAAAAGAATATGTAAGCCGTTATGGCAAAAGCTTAAGAGCAACTTCAAAAGGGATACGGTTGGTTGATGTGTTAAGCCGTATTCCTGTCGATATTTTATCAAAAGTAGATTTAACAGGTGAAATCGAATTCGACTTGCGCAGAATGGAAAAAGGCTTAAAAAAACGTTCTGAATTTATGCAAAATATGTTTGATTTTACGTCAACTATTGTAGATAAGGCGCGAAATTTTGAATATGATGCGATTTATAAAAATGATAGTCCGTTAGGTATTTGCCCGCTTTGTCAAAAAGGCAAAGTGTACGAAGGATTTTGGGGTTATAAATGTGAACGTTCTGGCAATAGCAAAGAAAAAAAAGAAGGAGAATGCAGTTACATTATTTGGAAAGAAAAAAGTCAACGTTATATTGATAGAAGCGTAGTCGAAGAAGTTCTTTCTAAAAAAATTGTCGGTCCATTTGAATTTAGCAACTCTAATGGCACCTCTCACTTTAGTGAATTTTTAACCATTTCTTCTACAAAAGGAATTATTTTTTGTGAGCCAGATGGAACACCGAAAGAGTCTGCCTCTGGGCTTGATGTGGTTGTCTTGCACCAAGAAGTTTTACCAGAAACTTTTTTAAAACTTCCTGGACTCGTTAAAGTGACTGAAACCTTTTACATGTGTGAATTTGGTTCAGCTGCAGCTCAAGAACAGACTCAAAACTCTGAAGATGCAAAGCCTAAACGCACACGCAAAAAAAAGCTTGAAAATGGTATTGATGCAGAAAGCGAGCAAACCAAGAAAAAGGCTGTAAAACCAAAAAAAGTAAAACGTATTATTTCAAGAATGCCACGGGTGCTTTGTGGACGAGAAATGAGTGTTGAAGATTATAAACTTTTTCTCTTAACTGGCTCAACCCCTCCAATTGCTGATTTTAAGTCAAAAAAAGGAAGGCCTTTTGCTGCAGCATTACACCTTAAAGATAACGGAAATTTTGAATTTAAGTTTGTGTCTCGTAAAGCTTTGCTTGGCGAAGATGCCTCCGCAACCCCTAAAAAAACTGCTAAAAAGTCGGGTAATAAGGCTAAAGTCGTAAAAAAATCAAAGAAAAAAGAAGCCCTCACTGACGAAGGAGTTACCTCATCTTCGTAA
- a CDS encoding mobile mystery protein A → MERFTSSLTQRHIDKLLKILKKNSKLLIVPQSGWIKVIREALFMNSAQLSKRLDISPSAVRKMEQNEQDGKITLETLKKAAEQLDCHIVYFFVPKAGSLKNTIKKQATKYAKEILDSVSHSMNLEDQAISEEEKKRQLEELIEEILFKKRGKIWDKL, encoded by the coding sequence ATGGAAAGATTTACATCCAGTTTAACTCAAAGACATATAGACAAGTTATTAAAAATACTTAAAAAAAACTCGAAGTTACTTATTGTCCCCCAAAGTGGATGGATTAAAGTCATTAGAGAGGCGCTGTTCATGAACTCTGCTCAATTATCCAAAAGGCTTGATATCTCTCCATCAGCCGTTCGTAAAATGGAACAAAATGAACAAGATGGAAAAATAACCCTCGAAACTCTTAAAAAAGCCGCGGAACAATTAGACTGCCATATTGTTTACTTCTTTGTTCCGAAGGCTGGTTCTTTAAAAAACACAATCAAAAAACAAGCTACGAAATATGCAAAAGAAATACTTGATAGCGTGTCTCACTCAATGAATTTAGAGGATCAAGCAATTAGTGAAGAAGAGAAAAAAAGGCAACTAGAAGAGCTAATTGAAGAAATACTTTTTAAAAAGCGTGGAAAAATTTGGGATAAGTTATGA
- a CDS encoding mobile mystery protein B produces MNEFNKNLPYGATPIDRNESKQLIPQHLQNLSELNEFEQKNILKAQIWLISCKKKDFLTDTFLLKLHKKMFDEVWKWAGKYRLSNKNIGGEWQNVPLEVKKLLDNVRYWQDNNIYPIDEIAVRLHHKLVFIHPFSNGNGRHARLYCDTFLKLNSQTPFTWGKMSYTSQSTRKEYIEALRCADNKDYTKLLKFVKS; encoded by the coding sequence ATGAATGAATTTAATAAAAACCTTCCTTATGGAGCAACACCAATCGATCGAAATGAATCCAAGCAACTCATCCCTCAACACCTACAAAATCTGTCAGAACTTAATGAATTTGAGCAAAAAAATATTTTAAAAGCACAAATATGGCTTATTTCTTGTAAGAAAAAAGATTTTTTAACTGACACCTTTTTATTGAAACTTCATAAAAAAATGTTTGATGAAGTGTGGAAATGGGCCGGAAAATATAGGCTTTCCAATAAAAATATAGGTGGCGAATGGCAAAATGTGCCATTAGAGGTAAAAAAGCTATTGGATAACGTTAGGTACTGGCAGGATAACAATATTTATCCAATTGATGAAATTGCGGTTAGACTTCATCATAAGCTCGTTTTTATTCACCCTTTTTCGAATGGCAATGGACGTCATGCAAGGCTTTACTGCGATACCTTTTTAAAACTCAATTCTCAAACGCCATTTACTTGGGGCAAAATGAGTTACACAAGTCAATCAACAAGAAAAGAATATATCGAAGCGTTAAGATGCGCAGATAACAAAGACTACACAAAATTATTAAAATTTGTGAAGAGTTAA
- a CDS encoding macro domain-containing protein, translating into MIYKNVENVFDLYPEAIAHPVNCIGISHDPLSKKIKKIWPDYYREYVRACVRKKLLPYCTYYYPINSLFGTGHIITMTIRKNWQERLQQETMRITIESLISHCAENKILNIAMPIIENVPQRWFEAELERSASKIEKNTLKAVLFFENC; encoded by the coding sequence ATGATTTATAAAAATGTGGAGAATGTTTTTGATTTGTACCCCGAAGCCATTGCTCACCCGGTAAATTGTATTGGTATTAGTCACGATCCTCTGTCAAAAAAAATAAAAAAAATATGGCCAGATTATTATAGAGAATATGTGCGCGCTTGTGTAAGAAAAAAACTTTTACCATATTGTACATATTATTATCCTATAAATTCACTATTTGGTACAGGTCATATTATTACAATGACAATTAGAAAAAATTGGCAAGAACGCTTACAGCAAGAAACAATGAGAATAACAATTGAGTCGCTCATTTCTCATTGCGCTGAAAACAAAATATTAAATATTGCAATGCCTATTATTGAGAATGTTCCACAGCGTTGGTTTGAAGCAGAATTAGAAAGATCTGCTTCAAAAATAGAAAAAAATACTTTAAAAGCTGTTTTGTTTTTTGAAAATTGCTAG
- a CDS encoding inositol monophosphatase family protein, translated as MSLVDEIFQVAKKCSALAAQMCLEFKHGVDSQSLKNDKSWVTEADKKIEDKLREIILKNFPNHSILGEENGGAIDANPDAFTWILDPIDGTFSFVHNVPFYSSLIAVLKGNTPIIGIASLPAMNITMSAMRGGGVSINDKKYERSRLVGSPNIEIVATADPYRFYLQQKDDLIKTLYGAGFKARTYPDALGYYMLLQGSARAFIDPKVEIWDVAPFHVIMPEAGYAIHDWSGNKDLQKGTSICYPLNKDGLPLHCKDVLELALRSA; from the coding sequence ATGAGTCTTGTCGACGAAATTTTTCAAGTAGCAAAAAAGTGTTCTGCACTTGCTGCGCAAATGTGTCTAGAATTTAAACATGGGGTTGACTCCCAGTCTCTTAAAAATGATAAATCTTGGGTTACTGAAGCAGATAAAAAAATAGAAGATAAATTACGTGAAATTATTTTAAAAAATTTTCCAAATCATTCTATTTTAGGAGAAGAAAACGGAGGCGCAATTGATGCAAATCCTGATGCTTTTACATGGATTTTAGATCCTATTGATGGAACTTTTAGTTTTGTGCATAACGTTCCTTTTTATTCATCTTTAATTGCGGTATTAAAAGGAAATACTCCAATTATTGGCATTGCCTCTTTGCCTGCAATGAACATCACTATGAGTGCGATGCGTGGCGGGGGTGTGTCTATTAATGATAAAAAATATGAAAGAAGTCGTTTAGTCGGGAGTCCAAATATTGAAATTGTTGCAACGGCAGATCCCTATAGATTTTATTTACAACAAAAAGATGATCTGATTAAAACATTGTATGGGGCTGGATTTAAAGCCAGAACTTACCCTGATGCTCTTGGTTACTATATGCTTTTGCAAGGCTCTGCGCGTGCATTTATTGATCCTAAGGTTGAAATTTGGGATGTTGCACCATTTCATGTCATTATGCCAGAAGCCGGATATGCAATTCATGACTGGAGCGGCAATAAAGATTTACAAAAGGGAACCAGCATTTGCTATCCTTTAAACAAAGACGGTTTACCTTTGCATTGTAAAGATGTGCTTGAGCTTGCATTGCGCTCTGCTTAG